In the genome of Patescibacteria group bacterium, the window GTTAAACAAATGTTAGCCAAGGGAATTATTCTTAGGGCCACTGATGCTGCAATTCAAGAGTTATCACAAAAAGGATTTGATCCTATTTTCGGCGCCAGGCCCTTACGTCGTGTGATTCAAGAGAACGTTAATAACGCCTTAGCAGATTTTCTATTAAGCGGTAAGATTGGTAGGCGAGATGTGGTAGTTTTAGATAAGGGCAATCAAATTAGGATAGAAAAGGGCTCTAGCATTTAATATTATAATAATTTTGGCATGCTCATCGGCATTGATGCTTCAAGGGCTAATCGCGCCCACAAAACTGGAGTAGAATGGTATTCTTTTTACCTGATTCAGGAACTAAAGAAAATCCCCGTTAAAGCAGGGGATACTTTTGTCTTATATGGGTCAGGCGAACTAAAAGGAGAGTTAAGTAATTTACCGGGACACTGGTATGCTAAAATATTAAAATGGCCCTTAAAATATTTTTGGACGCAAATCAGATTGTCGTGGGAAATGATGTTTAATCCGCCAGACGTGCTATTTGTGCCTTCACATGCTTTGCCTATTTTTTGCCGAGCTAAGACCGTTATCACCTTGCATGATTTGGGATTTGAAAGATTTCCTAAGGCTTATAGTTTTTGCCAGAAAAATTATCTAAAATTTGTTTATAAGTGGGCTGTTAAGCGAGCCAATAAAATAATCGTGCCTTCAGAATTTACCCGCCAAGAGCTGATTAATCTTTATAAAGCAGAAGAAAATAAAATAGAAAAAATTTATTTGGCCTATCAGCCCGAGACCTTTCGATTAATAAGCGACCAAGAAAAAGCAGAATCCGTATTGATAAAATATAAGATTAAAAAACCATATCTTTTATACATCGGCCGCTTAGAAAAAAAGAAAAATACACTTGGCCTATTAAAAGCCTGGCAAGAGATTTCCCGAGCTGACAATAATTTAAATTTGGTTTTAGTCGGGCCCGAAGGTTATGGCTTTGAAGAAGTAAGGGAGTTGTTAAATAAATTGAAAAATAAAATTATTTATTTGCCATATATTGGTCAAGACGAAACGCCTTATTTATATTCTGGAGCTGTTTGTTTTGTGTTTCCAAGTTTTTATGAAGGATTTGGTTTGCCGATTTTAGAAGCCATGGCCTGTGGTTGTCCGGTAGTTGCTTCTAAGGTCGCCTCCATTCACGAAGTTGGCGGCGAAGCATTAGAATATTTTAATCCGCAAGAAATCGACGATATGGTAGGGACGATTAGGAAGATAGTTTATAATTCAGAGATTCGAGAACAAATGATTGCCAGGGGGCTAGCGCGGGTTAATAATTTTTCTTGGGCTAAATGTGCCCAAGAAACCCTTAGCGTTTTAAAAAATTTGTAATTTATGGTCCAGGTTAATTGGCCGATTGCCGGTCATAAAAAAATTGTAGAATTTTTACAAAAAAGCATTGCCAATAATCGATTGGCTCATGCTTATTTGTTTTATGGCTCACAAAATGTCGGAAAAGGTCTGGTGGCCTTAAATTTTATTTCGGAAATTTTAACTAAAAATTCAATCGGTCGTGATAAAAATTTAATTCAAGAACAAATTAGGCAAAAATCACATCCAGACGTTTTTTGGATAGAAAAGCTTGAAAATAAAAGGAATATCAGCATTGATCAAGTCAGGGATCTGAGGATAAACCTAAATTTAAGCCCCTTTTCAAATGGCCATAAAATTGTTATAATCAATAATGCCGAGGAGTTGAGTGAGGCGGCTGCCAACTCTTTTTTAAAAATCCTGGAAGAGACGCCGAGCAAAACGATAATCATTTTATTAGTAAATAATCTAAAAAGAATTTTGCCGACCATTACTTCGCGCTGTCAATTGATAAAATTTAATCCGGTTCCACTGGAAGAAATTAAAAAATTTTTGGTCAATAAACTAAAAGTTAAGGCCGGGGAAGCGGAGATACTGAGTCAATTGTCCTTCGGTCGTCCAGGATTAATCGTTGATTGGTTGGAGCAAAAAGAAAAATCAAAAGAATATCAGCAACAAATAAAATTTTTTATAAAAATTATTAATGGAACATTGCACGAAAAAATAAATTTTGTGTCGCAAATAGAAGATGTTCCGTTTTTTGCCTGGCAAATTATTTTAAGAGACATGCTTTTGTTTAAAAATAATTTACCCATCATTAATTCAGAGATAAAAATTTCTATTGAACGACTGATAGGGAAGTGGTCGGAAGAAAAAATTTACGCCGCAATTAAATCTCTTGAGCGAACAGAAAAATTATTTAGATTCAATATAAATAAGAAACTAGCTTTGGAGAATTTTTTTATTAATTTATAAACTCTATGAAAAACAAAATTATTTTTCTCGGATTAATTTCGTCTTTGCTTTTAATGGGAGCTGGTTGTAGTAAGGTGCAAGTTGTTTCTAATGATGGCGGTGTTTATAAATCTTTTGACAACGGCACCAGATGGGAACAGAAGGTCGCAGTTCTAAGTGTGGGTCAGCCCAAGAGCATTGCCACCATCAATGTGGCTAAATTAGTTTTTGATCCATCAGATGCCAATTTGCTTTATGCCGTATCTAGCGACGGTAGATTATTTACAACTCTTGATGCGGCTGAATCTTGGCAGGAGCTAACCAAAGTCCCAAAGGGAATTATAAATAGTATTGCTTTTAACCTACAAACTGGCGAAACAGTTTATTTGGCTATTGGCAATAAGATATATAAAAGTGACTGTTCTTGCCGTTCTTGGCAAAACGTTTATTTAGAAGCATTGCCGAATATTCAGGTAATGGCCTTGGCGGTTGATGGCGGTGATGTAAATAAAGTTTTAGCTGGCCTTTCTGATGGCCGAATCATTAAAAGTAGCGATGGAGGTAACAATTGGTCAACCTTTTATGACTTTAAAAACAAAATTGCCCAGATTATGTTTAGCCCCAATAGTACAGGGGTTATTTATGTGAACACAAATGGCGGTGGCTTATGGCGATCGACCGATGCCGGAAATAGCTGGCAAAATCTAGACCAAAATCTTAAGAGTTTTAGAGGCGGTCGAGACGTTAGTTTAATGGTTGCGGACGCGACTAGGCCGGATTCATTGGTTATTTCAAGTACTTATGGTCTTTTGCGCTCAAATGATGGCGGCCAGAGCTGGACCGATTATAAATTATTGTCTCAACCGGGCAAGGCCACTATTTCGGCCTTTGGTTTCAACCCCAAGAACCCCAATGAAATCTATTATACCACTAACAACACCCTATATCGGTCTTCAGACGGAGGAGCAAAGTGGCAAACCAAGCCCTTACCCAGCAAAAGGACTCCGACCGTACTTCTGGTTGACCCGAACAATCCACATGTCCTTTATTTAGGACTTGCCAGAATTGAAAAATAGTTCTAAACTAAAAATCCATTTATTATAATTAATTAACGCTGATTGATTTTTTAGAATTAATCGGCCCTAAAGAAATTCTTATGCCCAAAACAGCCAAAACCAAAATCGCCAACATTAAAAAAAGAGACGGACAACTCGTTGCTTTCGATCAAAGTAAAATTACCAATGCAATTTATCGTGCCGTGACCGCTGTCGAGGGCGAAGACGGAAAATTATCAAAAAAATTATCTAAACAAGTGGTAGAAATTCTAAATAGGCGCTTTAAGAAGACCATCCCCAGCGTCGAAGACATCCAAGATATTGTCGAAGAAGTTTTAATCTTATCTGATTTAGTCGAAATAGCTCGCGCTTATATTCTCTATCGTGAACAGCGCAGAAAAATTCGCGAAAGCAATCTAGCCACGCAAGAGACCGTCTCTTCAGTCGATCAATATTTAGAAGAATTAGATTGGGAGGTTCACGAAAATGCCAACATGGCTTATTCGCTACAGGGACTAAATCATTATGTAACGACTTCGGTCATCAAACAATATTGGTTGAATAAATTTTATCCAAAAGAAATTCGCGAAGCGGCTAAGGGTGGCGATTTTCACATCCACAACCTGGATTGTCTCGGACCGTATTGTATGGGTTGGGATTTATATGATTTTTTGGTTCGTGGTTTTGGCGGAGTTGTCGGCAAAATTGAAACTAAGCCGGCTAAACATTTAAGAACAGCCTTAGGACATTTAGTAAATTTATTTTATACACTACAAGGAGAATCAGCTGGTGCGCAAGCTGTTTCTTCATTTGATACTTTACTCGCGCCGTTCATTCGTTTTGATAATTTGGATTATAAGGGTATTAAACAGGCCGTGCAAGAGTTTCTGTTTAATTGTTCAGTGCCGACTCGAGTAGGTTTTCAGACTCCGTTTACTAATATCAGTTTAGACATTAAATCGCCATCAAATCTGGCTAATACGCCAGTAATTATTGGCGGAAAACCACAGAAAGAGACCTATGGTGAATTTCAGGAAGAAATGAATATGTTAAATAAGGCGCTTTTTGAATGTATGACCGAAGGGGATGCCAAGAAAAGGGTTTTTACTTTTCCCATCCCGACCATTAGTATTGGTAAGGACTTTAATTGGGAAGATCCGGCGCTCGATACGATGTGGGAGGCGACAGCCAAATATGGCATTAATTATTTCAGCAACTTTATTCAGTCAGATATGAAGCCAGAAGATGTGCGTAGTATGTGTTGCCGATTAAGACTTGATAAGCGAGAGTTATATAAAAGAGGCGGTGGTTTATTCGGCGCCAATCCTTTAACCGGCAGCATGGGGGTGGTAACATTAAATTTGCCGCGTATCGGGTATTTATCTAAAAATGAAAAAGAATTTTTTGCTCGTTTAAGTCATTTAATGGATTTAGCTAAAGAAAGTTTGGAAATAAAAAGAAAAGGATTGGAAGATTTAATAGAAAAAGGTTTATATCCTTATTCAAAGTTTTATTTATCCAGCATTAAAAAGGTCCGCGGTAGTTATTGGGCTAATCATTTTGCTACCATTGGTATTGTTGGGATGAATGAGGCCTTGCTAAATTTTGTTAAAATCAAAAAAGATATCACCACCAAAGAAGGCAAGGCGTTTGCCATTAAAGTGATGGATTTCATGAGAGATAAATTACTTCAGTATCAAGAAGAAACCAGCAATATCTATAATCTGGAAAGCACGCCGGCAGAAAGCACTTCGTATCGTTTGGCTGAAAAAGATAAATTAGCCTATCCGGATATTATTACTTCGGGCGAGAAAGTTCCTTATTATACCAACTCAACTCAATTGCCGGTTAATTTCAGCAATGATATTTTTACTTCACTGAAACTACAAGATGATTTGCAAACAAAATATACGGGTGGAACTGTCTTCCATATCTGGTTAGGAGAACGATTGCCGGACGGAAAAACTTGTAAAAAATTGGTTAAGAGAATTTTCGAAAATTTTAAACTACCTTATATTACCTTTACCCCCACCTTTAGTATTTGTCCTAAGCACGGTTATTTAAGCGGTGAGCATGAATTTTGTCCGATTTGTGACGAAGAAATTGGCTATAAAAAGTAAAGGGCTAATTAATAATTAATATTTATTTAACAAATATGAATAAATCCGAAAAATCAACCGAAAATTTATCCCGCACGCGTTGTGAAGTTTATTCTCGCGTGGTTGGCTATTTAAGGCCTGTTCAACAATGGAACAAAGGCAAGAAAGAGGAATTTCGACAAAGACAGACCTTTAAGGCTAAGATTTAATAATTTCAGATAATTTGAATTTTAAGATATGCCCGTTAAGGCTATAATTATTGGTTATCTTATTTTTGCTGTTTTAGCTGTTTTTTTATATTTTAATTGGCAGGCCATGGCGCCCAAAGCAAAAAACCTGGAGCCGCAAGCTTTTGTTTTAGAAAATGGACAGGGCGTAAAAGAAATCGCTGCGCAATTAAAAAATGCTGGTTTGATAAAAAATGATACCTTATTTAAAACGCTCGTGTTTTTAATGAATGCTAAAAATTCTTTCTGGCCAGGAAAATATTATTTAAGTCCGGATATGGACGTAATCAAGGTAATTAAAACCCTAACGGCCAGACAGGGACCAGACGAAGTGAGTGCTACAATTATTGAAGGATGGAGCAATAAAGAAATTGCCGCTTATTTAGAAAAACTAAACTTAGTTTCTCAGAAAGACTTCCTGGCAGCTTTGGCTAACGATCAGGATAAATTTAGAACCAGGTATTCTTGGTTAGATGACGTTCCGAAATCAATTAATTTAGAAGGATTCTTATTTCCCGACACTTATCGTTTTTATAAAGAGACAACAGCCGACGATATAATTGATAAAATGTTGGCTAATTTTGATCAAAAAATTACTCCCGACATAATTACCGCGATTAATAAAAACCATCGTACGTTATTTCAGACAATCACCATGGCCAGTTTGGTTGAGAAAGAAGCATCGGATGACGTAGAAAGAAGGTTAATCGCCGACGTTTTCTGGCGCCGGTTAGAAAACAAAATAGCCCTGCAATCTTGCGCTAGCGTTAATTATGTTTTAGGCGAAACCAAAAAAAGATTATCCATTGCCGATACGCAAACCAAGTCTCCCTATAATACTTATTTAAATCGGGGTTTGCCGCCCGGGCCGATCGACAATCCAGGCCTGTCTTCAATTAAAGCGGCTGTTTATCCACTATCCAATGATTATTGGTTTTTTTTGGCAGCGGATAATGGTAAAACTATTTTTAGTAAAACACTGGAAGAGCACAATCAAAATAAAAAAGTATATTTAAAATAATGAAAAATAAATTATCAAAAATAAAATTCATTGTTTTTGGCCTTAGTATAATCGCGGCTAGTTTTAATTTTTCCAATTTTAATTTAAAAGCCCAGGCCCCGTCTCTAAATTATGCCCCTGACGAATTACTAATTAAATTAAAGAAACAAGATACTATTTATAAAGTTCATTATTCCGGCGCTGTTGATATTTTGGCGCAGCAAAAATCAGTTGCCCAAATGTCCGATGTTGAAGCAGTTGAATTAAATTATTATTTTATTTCGGCTTATATTCCCAGTGATACCTATTTTTCCGAAGAGTGGTATTTAAACAAAATTCAAGCGCCGCAAGCTTGGGATATTGTTCGCGGTGGATTTGAAGATGTGACTATTGCCGTTTTAGATACAGGAGTAGATATTGATAACCCTGACTTAAAAGATAATATTTGGGTTAATAAAAAAGAAATACCCGGTAACGGGATTGATGATGATAAAAATGGTTACGTGGATGATTATTATGGCTGGGATTTCGTAAAAAACACCTCCGATCCGCGACCTAAGTTTGAAGACATTTTTACCGCTGGTGCGATTAATCATGGAACTATTGTGGCCGGAACTGCGGCGGCTATGGGTGATAACGGGCAAGGAGTTGCCGGTATAACCTGGAAATCTAAAATTATGCCTTTAAGAGTTTTAAACGGTCAAGGAGTTGGCTCTATTGATGCGGTTATTGCCGCGGTTAATTATGCTAAGAATAGTGGAGCTAAGATAATTAATCTAAGTTTTGTCGGGACGAGCCCAAGTGATTTTTTAGCTCAGGCACTTAAACAAGCCTGGAGAGAGGGGGTGTTTATTGTCGCGGCCGCTGGAAACGAAGCAACGGGCCAAACTGAAAATCTAAACAATGTTCCCTCATATCCGGTTTGTTTAGACGCCAACGATACAGATAATTACATTATCGGCGTGGGAGCTACTGATCAGTTTGATCGTAAGGCTAGTTTTTCCAATTATGGTTCGAATTGCGTTGACATCATGGCGCCGGGCAGTAGAATTTTTAGTACTTTGGCTTATAATCCTAATTTGCCAGATTATAAAGATCGTTTTGGTGGTTATTGGTCTGGGACTTCAGTGGCCACTCCGCTGGTTTCTGGTGCGGCGGCTTTAATTAAATCACTTAATCCCTTGTTAACCAATCAGCAAGTCAGGGATATTATTTTAACGCAAGCAGATGATATTTCTTATATTAATCCCGATTATGGAAACGGCTTGGGTCGCGGACGATTAAATCTTTACCGCGCCGTTGATTACGAGTATTCGCAATTAGCCGAAGCGCCGCAAACTAGATATATTGTGACAGCCGCTGGCCCGGGTGGCGGGCCCCATGTTCGCGTTATGAAATCCAATGGCTTGCCTGTTAGCGGATTTATGGCTTATGATTCCAAATTTCGCGGTGGCGTGAAGATAGCTACTGGTGACGTTGATGGCGATAATCAAGAAGAAATTATAACTGTGCCTGCCACTTTGGGTTCGGCCCAAGTAAAAATATTCGACATTAACGGTAACATAAAGGGCAGTTTTTTGGCGATTAAAAATTATAATAAAGGATTAAATTTGGCAAGTTGTGATTTAGATGGCGATCAGCTTTTTGAAATAATCGCTAGTCCGAACGGTCGTGCCGATCCGTATATTTATATCTTCAATGGTCAGGGCCGATTACAATTAAAATTTTTAGCTTATAGCCCCAGGATTTTCCGAGGAGAAGTAAGGGTTGGCTGCGGCGATGTCGATGGTGATGGAGAAAGCGAAATCGTTACCGCCTTGGGTTCCGGCGGTTCGCCGCAAATAAAAATTTTTAGCCCCACCGGACAACTTAAAGTCCAGTGGTATGCCTTTTTGCAAAAGTTTACCGGTGGAGTTAATGTGGCCGTGGGAGATGTTAATGGTGATGGTCGAGCGGAAATAGTCACGAGCATTGCCTCCAAGGCCAGTCCTTATATTAGGGTTTTTGATTACTTCGGTTTTTTACAAACTCAGTTTTTAGCTTATGACGCGAACAATTTTTACGGCGTAACTTTGGCGGTTAATGATTTAAACGAGGACAATGTTTCAGAAATAATCACTGGCGTAGGCAAGGGATCTCAGCCACACGTAAGATTATTTGATTATTTAGGCGTCAGTCAAGGCGGATTTTTTGCTTATGACAAAAAGTTTTTGGGCGGCATATTTTTGGCGACCATTAAAGGAAAATGATGTTTAAAAATTTATACAACTCGGCGGTTAGCAGGGTAAGGAATAATTTTTGGTTCGAAAAATATCCATGGACAAAGCAGTTTATTAAATTTTCTATCGCTGGCGGAGTTTGCGCGATTATAGACTTTTTAGTCTATATAATTTTAACCAGACTTTCTCCCTTTTGGGCTCAACGTGCAGGTTGGGCTAATTTTTTGGCGATTTCCTTGGCTTCGACTGTTAATTTCGTTTGGAATAAGAAGTGGACCTTTCATAGCAATCAACCGAATCTACTTGCGCAATATATAAAATTTTGGGTAGTAGTTATTTTAGGCATAGTCGTTTATCAGTGGATTTTTGTTTTTTCAATTAAACAATTCCATTTTTTCGATCTTTTAGGAAAGGCTATCGCGGCCGCTATCGTCTGGATTTTAAGATTTATATTTAATAAATTTTGGAGTTTTAAGTAATTTATATGATTCAAGGAGTTCAATTAAAAAAAATTAACGCCAATTTCGATGATCGGGGTTTTTTGTGTGAAGTTTTTAAAGATTCAGAGATTAGCCCCAACCAGATCAAGCAGACTACTTATACGGAAACTTTGCCCGGAGTTATCAAGGCTTTTCATTGGCACAAAAAACAACGGGACTACTGGTTTGTAGCGGGAGGCTTAGCCCAGGTTGTTTTATATGATTTACGTCAAGATTCTTCGACTAAAGGGCAAATAGATGTTTTTTACTTGGGCGAGAAAAATTTAGCCCTATTAATTATTCCGCCAGGAGTGGCGCATGGTTACCGAGTTTTGGGCAATAAACCGGCTTGCTTATTTTATCATACCAGCGAAGTATATAATCCTCAGCAGCCGGACGAAGAAAGAATATCTTTTGATGATCCACAAATTAATTTTAATTGGCAGACAAAAAATCGTTAATTTATGAAAATTTTAATCCTTGGAGCCAAGGGGCTTTTAGGTCACGACCTAATGGCCGTGTTTAAAAATTATCGGCCGATTGGCTACGATATTGAAAATATTAATTTGATCCAGCGGAATAAAATATTCGAAGAAATAAGCCGCTTAAAACCAGACTTAGTCTTGAATGCCGCTGGCTATACTGACGTTGATTGCGCCGAAAAAGAGTTAAACATGGCAAAATTAATTAATGGTATTGCTGTTGATTATCTTGCCGAAATATGTTCCAAGCTTAATATCATTTTAGTTCATTTTAGTACCGATTACGTATTTTCTGGGCGGCAAAAAACCGGTTATTTAGAAAAATATTTTGATCATCAGCCGGTTAATGCTTATGGCCGTTCCAAATTGCTTGGAGAAGTTGCCATTAAAAAATGGGCCAACAAAGGATTAAAATATTATTTAGTTAGAAGTGCTTGGCTCTTCGGTCCGTTTAGTCATTCTCATCAGCATAAAAATTTTGTTGATACTATTTTAAGGTTAGCTAAAGAAAAAGACGAAATTAAGGTGGTTAATGATCAATTTGGCTGCCCGACTTATAGTTTAGACTTAGCAAAGGCAGTCGAGAGGTTAATCATAGAAAAACACCCTTTCGGTATTTATCATTTAATCAATGATGGATTTGCCAGCTGGTGCGATTTTGCCAAAAAAATAGTCCAAATCGCCGAAGAAAAAACAAAGATCATTCCTTGCTCAAGTAAAGAATATCCGCGCCCAGCCAAGCGACCAAAATATTCGATTTTACTCAACACCAAATGCTTCAAATTAAGAAAATGGGAGGAAGCCCTAAAAGACTATTTAAAAATTAAAAATACTATCTTATGAAGGGAATTATTTTGGCCGGAGGCAATGGCACCAGGATGTTGCCATGTACCCGAATTACCAATAAACATTGTTTGCCGGTTTATGATAAACCGATGATCTATCATCCGCTTGAAACCTTGACCAAGGCCGGCATTAAAGAAGTAATGATTGTCACGGGTGGTAATAATCCCGGCGATTTTTTAAAGCTTTTAGAAAACGGTAAGGAGTTTGGTTTAAAAGAAATCCGTTATGCATATCAAGAGGGCGCTGGCGGGATTGCCGAAGCCTTAGGCCTAGCTGAAAATTTTGCTAAGGGAGACGGAGTGGTGGTTATTTTGGGCGATAATATATTCGAAGACGATATAGCGCCGTATGTTAAAAAATTTATAAATCAAGTCAGGGGTGGCAAGGTTTTTTTAAAAGAAGTAAGCGACCCAGAAAGATTTGGTGTAGCTGATATAAAAGGCGACAAGATTACTGATATCGAAGAAAAACCCAAAAATCCAAAATCAAATTACGCGGTTACTGGTTTATACATGTATGACAGCCAAGTTTGGGATTTAATTAAAAAATTAAAACCCTCCGGAAGGGGAGAGTTAGAGATAACCGACGTTAATAATTTTTATATCAGAAACAATTCTTTGACTTATGAGATTGTAAAAGGATTTTGGTCAGATGCTGGAACGTTTGATTCATTATTGCGAGCTGCTAATTTTTTGGCCGGTAAAAACAAAAATTAAGGACATTGAAATTATTGCAATTTTAATCGCCAAATTCCTGATTGTTCGCCAATTTTTCCCAAAACATAAACCAAGTTTGGATTAGCGTTGTTCCAGATGGTTTGTAGGTTATCAAAACGGAATAGGTTGTATATATTTCGAGAATCTCGGCCGTCCAATTCTATAGCCATCAAATTGTTGTTTTTATCGGCGTTCAGAATGTAATTATTGCCAGTTCGCCAAAGAACTTGATTGACTTGATTACTACTGCGATTAATTAAGTCATTTTTTATTTGCCACAGATCATTTTTTTTATTAATGGCGTAAAGAGAAATTTCAAAATCATTATAAGCTAGAATATTTTTAGCTTCTGGCTGGACAATAATTTTTTTTGCTGGATTCCTGGCAATAATATAATTTGTTTTTTGCGATGGATCTATAATGAAAAATTCTTGATTAGCAGTTAAAATCATCAAATCGTCATTTAGTTGTTGGGGGTTAATCGCAAATAAATAATTAGGCAGAGATAAGCTGTAGACAATTGATTGTTTGGTATATTTTTCGGCAGAAATTGCTAAATTTATTTTATCGAGATAAATGTCACCATCTATTTTTTTAATTAAAAATATCGCATCTTTACCAATAAACCAATCTTTAAGCTGCGACCTAGTGGGCGATATGTTTGCCAAATCGAAAAATAAATTTACTTTTTGTGTATTCGGATCAAGGGCGTATATTTTTTTGTTTGATTGAACATAAAAAATATTATTAAAGAGCGATATCTTTTGTGGCGATGAAACTAAATTATTGATTAAAATAGTTTTAGTGGCGTCATCAAGATTAATTAAATAAAGACCGGTATCAGATTTAACCGCCAAATAATTGTTATTTTTTTCTAGAGACGAAACCTTTCCTTTTATTTTTGTAATTAATTCAGCCGCGGGCTTAGGCTGTTCTGGTCTGATGATTTTTATTTCAGAAATTTTGGCGCCGGCATCATATATAGAATAAAAAATCTGTTTTCCATTATCGGTTGGCAGTAAATATGATATTTTTTCAGCTAAAACTAATTCCGGAGAAATATCTTGCAAGAACAAATATATTCTTCCGGTATTAGTCGTTTGTTCTGGTAAAATCTCGAGACTTTTTTGCCATAAACGATAGCCATCTTTTTGTACAACCAAGTTATACTTATTAGGAATAAGGTTAGAGACGGCTGTCGGTGTAGTGCCGCTGACCTTTGCTAGTCCAAGCATTTTCTTGTGGATAAATATTTTTTGATACCAGGGCTCAACCGGAGATTGATCGTTGATTAAAATCGTAGCATCGCGAGGCGTAGAGTCGACATAAAAATTACCGGTTTTACTTAAGCGTTTATTTTGCCAATCATAACGATAGCCTTCGCCGTAAAGAATCAGGGCTGGTCCGCTGATGACAAAAATTATAACTAGTGGTATAATTATTAATAATCTGTAACGAAAACTCATATGGCTCAATTTATTATTAATGGCGGTCAACATCTTAAGGGTGAAATAGAGGTGATGGGCATGAAAAATGCCGCAACGCCGATTTTAGCCGCCACGCTTTTAACCAAACAAACTTGTATCTTAAAAAATATTCCCAACATCTCCGACGTGAGAGTGGTGATTGATATTTTAAAAAGTCTAGGTTCACGAATAGAGGCTATTGGCGAACATGCCTTTAAAATAGATAATTCGCAAATTAACCCCCAACAATTAGATGAAAAATCCGTTCGCCATATTCGCTCTTCGGTTCTTTTTATGGGGCCGCTGTTGGCGCGATTTGGTCAAGTGGAATTGCCCGAGCCGGGCGGATGTATTATTGGTAACCGGCCGCTTGATACTCACTTGTATGCCTTAGAACACCTTGGGGCGCAAATCGCGAAAAAAGATCGTTTTTATGGTTTAAGTGCTAAGCATCTTAAGGGCGCAGTAATTATTCTACCAGAATTTTCAGTTACGGCAACAGAAAATCTGTTAATGGCCGCCACGTTGGCCGAGGGTCGCACGATTATTAAATTAGCGGCGGCCGAACCGCATGTC includes:
- a CDS encoding sugar phosphate nucleotidyltransferase, which translates into the protein MKGIILAGGNGTRMLPCTRITNKHCLPVYDKPMIYHPLETLTKAGIKEVMIVTGGNNPGDFLKLLENGKEFGLKEIRYAYQEGAGGIAEALGLAENFAKGDGVVVILGDNIFEDDIAPYVKKFINQVRGGKVFLKEVSDPERFGVADIKGDKITDIEEKPKNPKSNYAVTGLYMYDSQVWDLIKKLKPSGRGELEITDVNNFYIRNNSLTYEIVKGFWSDAGTFDSLLRAANFLAGKNKN
- a CDS encoding GtrA family protein; this encodes MMFKNLYNSAVSRVRNNFWFEKYPWTKQFIKFSIAGGVCAIIDFLVYIILTRLSPFWAQRAGWANFLAISLASTVNFVWNKKWTFHSNQPNLLAQYIKFWVVVILGIVVYQWIFVFSIKQFHFFDLLGKAIAAAIVWILRFIFNKFWSFK
- a CDS encoding S8 family serine peptidase, translating into MKNKLSKIKFIVFGLSIIAASFNFSNFNLKAQAPSLNYAPDELLIKLKKQDTIYKVHYSGAVDILAQQKSVAQMSDVEAVELNYYFISAYIPSDTYFSEEWYLNKIQAPQAWDIVRGGFEDVTIAVLDTGVDIDNPDLKDNIWVNKKEIPGNGIDDDKNGYVDDYYGWDFVKNTSDPRPKFEDIFTAGAINHGTIVAGTAAAMGDNGQGVAGITWKSKIMPLRVLNGQGVGSIDAVIAAVNYAKNSGAKIINLSFVGTSPSDFLAQALKQAWREGVFIVAAAGNEATGQTENLNNVPSYPVCLDANDTDNYIIGVGATDQFDRKASFSNYGSNCVDIMAPGSRIFSTLAYNPNLPDYKDRFGGYWSGTSVATPLVSGAAALIKSLNPLLTNQQVRDIILTQADDISYINPDYGNGLGRGRLNLYRAVDYEYSQLAEAPQTRYIVTAAGPGGGPHVRVMKSNGLPVSGFMAYDSKFRGGVKIATGDVDGDNQEEIITVPATLGSAQVKIFDINGNIKGSFLAIKNYNKGLNLASCDLDGDQLFEIIASPNGRADPYIYIFNGQGRLQLKFLAYSPRIFRGEVRVGCGDVDGDGESEIVTALGSGGSPQIKIFSPTGQLKVQWYAFLQKFTGGVNVAVGDVNGDGRAEIVTSIASKASPYIRVFDYFGFLQTQFLAYDANNFYGVTLAVNDLNEDNVSEIITGVGKGSQPHVRLFDYLGVSQGGFFAYDKKFLGGIFLATIKGK
- the rfbD gene encoding dTDP-4-dehydrorhamnose reductase, giving the protein MKILILGAKGLLGHDLMAVFKNYRPIGYDIENINLIQRNKIFEEISRLKPDLVLNAAGYTDVDCAEKELNMAKLINGIAVDYLAEICSKLNIILVHFSTDYVFSGRQKTGYLEKYFDHQPVNAYGRSKLLGEVAIKKWANKGLKYYLVRSAWLFGPFSHSHQHKNFVDTILRLAKEKDEIKVVNDQFGCPTYSLDLAKAVERLIIEKHPFGIYHLINDGFASWCDFAKKIVQIAEEKTKIIPCSSKEYPRPAKRPKYSILLNTKCFKLRKWEEALKDYLKIKNTIL
- a CDS encoding dTDP-4-dehydrorhamnose 3,5-epimerase family protein, with product MIQGVQLKKINANFDDRGFLCEVFKDSEISPNQIKQTTYTETLPGVIKAFHWHKKQRDYWFVAGGLAQVVLYDLRQDSSTKGQIDVFYLGEKNLALLIIPPGVAHGYRVLGNKPACLFYHTSEVYNPQQPDEERISFDDPQINFNWQTKNR